The window CGATCATCCGATGCATTTTCTTACCCACCCGGCGGATCCAGCGCAGATGCTCCCGGAGCTCTTCCACGGATAGCGTCTCCAGATCCTTCTCCAGGAACTCTGTTGCTCCCAGGATCACGCCCAGGGGCTGTTTAAGGTCATGAGCCACCGTATGGGCGAAGGCCTCCAGGTCCTGGTTCAGCCGGCTCAGCTCCTCCCGGTGCCGTCGTTCCTCCTCCAGCCATCGCGCCCGCTCCAGCGCGACGGCCACCGAGTTCACAAAGGGCATGACCAATCGGAGATGGTCCTCATGGAAAAAGCCGGGCTGGTAGCTGTCCAGCGCCAGCATCCCGATCACTCGGTCCTGAGCGATGAGAGGGATCCCCATCCACGATCGGATGGGAGCGTGCGGAGGCTCCCGGAAGATCGGATACTCCGCTGGCGCGTCCGGAAGGATCAGGGGCTTTCGCTCAAGGACGACCCGCGTGTTCGGGTTGTCCCCGGGGATCGGGAATCGGAAGCCCAGGACGGACTCCGGGAGGCCGCTCTGCCCGACGATCTCGAGATATCCCTCTCGAAGCCACTGGACCGAAGCGCTGTCATAGGGGATGAGGGTGCGGAGTTGTTCCAGGATGCGCCGGAGCATCACGGTCAGGGTGGGGGCCTCCACCACCGCGGCGATCGCCCGTCGGAGGGTGTCTGCTTCCCGCCAGCGGGCCTGGGCCTCCTCCAGGGAGCGCGCTTTGGCGATCGCCAGGGCAACGATGCGCGCCATGATCTCCCCCCGGGCGATCTCCTCGCTGGTGAACCGATGAGGGGTGTTGTAGGCGATCAGGAGGGCCCCCAGCCACTTCCCTCCGGCGATGAGGGGGAGGGCCAGCAGGGATCGGGTGGGGAACTGCGCCGCGATGCGGGGGCTGAGGTAAGGAGTGTTGGACACATCCTCGATGGGAAGGGGCCGGCCGGCCCGTAAGGCGGATTCCGTAGCGGTGACTTCCCCGGGCTGGGCCCGCAAGGTGGGGTAGATCTCCCGCAAGGGGCCATAGGCCGCCATGGGAATCGGTTGGCCGGACCGCTCGTCCCACTGCGTGATGAAGCAACCGTCGGCCCCGATGATGGCTCCCAGGCGATCGGCCAGCACCTGAAGCATGGACGGAAGATCTGGCGACTCCAGAGCAGTCCCGAGGATCTCATAAAGGGAGCGCAGGAACCGCTCCCGATCCTCCAGGATGAGCTCCATCTCCCGACGGCGGGTGAGGTCCCGGAGGGTGAGGGCCCAGCCGATCATCCGGCCCCGTCGATCCCGCACCGGTGAAATCTGCAGCTCATAGAAACGCCGTGCTTCCCCTTCCCCCAGGACCATCTCCTCCCGCGTCTCGGTCGCTTCTCGGAGACGGGTTGCCAGGTCCGGCCAGAGGGCGAGGATCTCCCGGGCAGGGCGTCCCAGCGCTCGATCCCGATCCAGCCCCAGCATGCGGGCGGCGCTCGGGTTGAGGTCGACGAGGCGGTGGGAGGCGTCCAGGACGATCAACCCATCCGCCATGTTCTCGATGATGGTTTCATATGCGATCGGTGTGATGTCTAAGAGCCTGAACCGGTAAGCCCCCCAGGCCAGGGCGAGCCCGCCCACGACGAAGCCGTAAGGGGTGAAATCGAACGTCACGGTGGGGAAGGGGTTCAGGAGAGCGGTCAACCCGTTGGCGGCCCAGGGCGCCAGGAGGCCGAGCATCATCATCCCGGCCTGACCCCGATAGAGGGAGGGGCGACGGAGCAAGAAGCGCAGGAACAGGATGGTGGCCAGGAGCATGAGGCTGTAGGCGTATGCGACATGGATGTAAAACCAGGTCCCGTGGATAACGGCCATGCGGGGGAAGGGGCCTTGCACGTCTAAGGCGATGGACGACCAGATCCACCCGTGTCGCTCGTTCGTCCAGGCCAGCCCCAGCGTCAGCAGGGGCTCCAGGACCAGCCATCCCAGGCGCCGGGGAGAGGTCCAGCGCTCGTGGCCTGTGTAGTGAAGGGCAACGATCAACCATACGGTGGGAATGAAAGCGATCCCGAGGTATTGGACTTTGGCCCAGAAAACTTTCTCCGTCAGGCTGGCCCGGGAAAGCTCGAAGGCGTAGCTGGAGGTCCACAGGGCGATCAGCAGATTCATGACGCAGAGAGCTGCCGCGCCGGGAGCTGACCGGGTTTTCCAGGTATATCCAGCCAGCCCCAGGGCGATGAGGGCCGCTCCGAACAGGGAGAATATGAATAACGCACCTGGCCCAGGCATGAGCGAGATCCCTTTCGCTTCCAGAGGGGTAGCCGCCCACCCGGCTGCTCGCAGCTCGTTTAGGCGCCTTCGCGCCGTGCCTCTATCGGCCTGGACGCAGTTGCCCGACCGGTCGGTGAAGATCGATGGCTGATCACTTCATCGGCAAGAAACGGAACAGCGTCTTTCAGGGTATACGGGATCGCAAGGGAATTCCAATCATGTCGTTCCGGTTCTATTGTAACCCTGCTTCCATGGGGTGGAATTTTGAGCCTCCGGCTGTGAACCCCTTTCCGAACCCGGATCCGCCCGGATAAAAAACCGCGCCCCGGGGTTGCCCCCCGGGGCGCGGTGAGGTGGGCCGTGCAGGACTCGAACCTGCAACCTTGGGATTAAGAGTCCCCTGCTCTACCAGTTGAGCTAACGGCCCACGTCCACTTCTAAAGTATAGCCAGGGCTCCATGGGCTGTCAAGGCGGAGCGCTCCGAGCGGCCTCCGGGCGGAGGCAGAACCTTGAACGGGGGCGGCTATCCCCTAAATAGGACTTACGCCGTTTTCTGCGTATTCCGGTCGTGGCCTTGGGTTTTATCCCGAGGCCAGAGGACCGGCCACCGGGGTCGCCCACCGACCCCTGCCTCGAAGGCCGGAGCCCTCGAGGAATTCCACCCCCCTGCGGGCGATGTTCACCGCCGCCGCCTCGTGACGGCCCATCCTCACCCCGCAAGGGCACGCCAGGGCGTGTCCCCTTAGCCGGTCTACCACCCTGCCGCATACCGGACACGCCCGGGACGTGTTCTGCGGATCCACCCAAATCACCGGAACCCCATAAAACCTCGCCTTGTGAACCAGAATCCGATGGAAAGTCATAATGCTCCAGAAGTTGAGCAAACGCTGCCGCATCCTCCTGGACTTCCCCTTCCCGATCCGCTCCTTCATCCCCTTCAGGTCCTCCAGCACCAGGGCTGCTTTCATTCCAAGCGCCCACGCAATCAGCGCCAGGGCCAGATGATGCCAGAAGTTCTCCGTCTTCTCCCGGCGGATCATTCGGTGCTTGGAGGCGATCTTCTTCTTCGCCTTCGGGTTGTGCTTCCCTCTTGTCCCTTTGATCTCGCGCCGCAGATGGTCCCGGTTGACCTTCCCCACATATCCCGTGTCGATCTCCCGGATCTCACCGGTGGAGGTCACGAAAGCCGTCAGATTCCCCTCATTGCTGTCGATCCCGATCACCCCCTCCGGCTCATAGGGGATGGGATCGGGGAACTTCAAGGGGATGGAGAGGGAATGGGCCGTGAGCGTCGGCTCCCCCATCCGCGCCCGCCCCGCCTTCCACTCGTCCAGCAGCCGGCGATACTTGTGGTGAGGGCGAAAGGTGAGGACGATGGGCTCCGGATCCCGGGGGGAGACCGGGATCGTGACGGTCAGGGTCTCGCCGTCCCATTCGATCTTCACCGTCTGCTGGACCAGGTAGACCGATGGACGCCGGATCTCCGGCCGGTCCGCCCGGGTCTTCCCTCTCCGCTGCCGGTTTCGGAAGCCGTGGACGATCCGGGCGCCGGATCGGATCGCCCCGTAGATGAGACTGGAGTGGAGATCCGGATGCTGCGCGCGCAGGGAGGGGTAGAGGGCTTTGATGAGGGTGAAGGTGGCGGTTTTGCCGTTTTCCAGGGCGTAGTCGACGGCCTGCCGCTGGATGTCGGCGCAGGCCTCCATCAAAGCGCGGATTTTGGGATGCTCCTCGAATCGGAACCGCAGACAGACCGTCGGCATCGTCGCCGCCTCCATCCATAATGATAGCCCCGTCCGCCGCGTGAAGAGAAGGGCACAGCCAACTGCGTAACTCCTACCTAAAATGAAACGCAGAGGTCGAGCCTGACAGGGAGGAGGATCGATGTCCGGACGAGGTCCTCAGGATGTGCAGGCGTTCCTGGATCAACATCTCCCCGGAACCGCGGTGCGGGTGCTGGAGCAGAGCACGGCGACGGCCCCGGAGGCCGCGGCGGCGGTCGGATGCCCCCTGGGCGCCATCGTGAAGTCCCTCCTCTTCCTGGCCGATGGGGACCCACGGCTGGTGCTGGTGGCCGGGGATCGAAAAGCTGATCAGCGCCTCCTGGCGGGGCTGTGGGGGATCTCCCGCAAGCGCATCCGCATCGCGGACCCCGAGACGGTGCAACAGGTGACCGGATTCGAGGTGGGCGCGGTGCCTCCCGTCGCCCACGCCACGCCCCTCCCGGTCTGGATCGACGCCTCCCTCGCTCGTTACGAGATCCTGTGGGCGGCCGCCGGAGCGCGCAACGCCCTTTTCCCCATCACCTTCACGGACCTGGTCCGGATCACCGGCGGGACGGTCGCCGCGTTCACGGTAGAGGATCGCCCGGTGGAGCAGGGGCCCGATGCGGATCCTGGCCATTGAGACCTCGTGCGATGAGACGGCGGCGGCGGTGGTGGAGGACGGCCGGGCCCTGCGCAGCCACGTGGTGGCCTCCCAGGCCGCCTTCCACGCCAAATACGGCGGCATCTTCCCGGAGCTTGCCGCCCGGATGCATGTCGAGGCCATCGTCCCGGTCACCCGCGAGGCCCTCTCTCAGGCCGGCCTCTCATGGGAGGCCATCGACGCCATCGCCGTGACTTACGGGCCCGGCCTGCCCGGCTCGCTGGTGGTCGGGGTGAGTTTCGCGAAAGCCCTGGCCTTCGCCCGTCGCAAACCCCTCATCGCCGTCAATCACCTGGAAGGCCACCTCTACGCCCACCGCCTCCGGGTGGAGGGGAACCCCCCGGAGGACCTCCCCACGCCGTTCCTGGCCCTCATCGTCTCCGGCGGCCACACCGAGCTCATCTGGGTCCGGGATCTCCTGGATCACCGCCGGGTGGGCTGGACCATCGACGATGCGGCGGGGGAGGCCTTCGACAAGGTCGCCCGGCTCCTGGGCCTGGGGTTCCCCGGCGGGCCCGCCATCGAGCGGATCGCCCGGGAAGGGGATCCCCAAGCTTTCCCCTTCCCCGCTTTGCCGAAGGTCGACGATCCCCTCTGGTTCAGCTTCAGCGGGCTGAAGACCGCAGTCCTGCGCACCGTGGAGCGGTTCCAGGGACGGCCCCTCCCGGTGGCCGATCTGGCAGCTTCCTTCCAGGCGGCGGTGGTCGAGCAGCTGGTGACGAAGACGCTGGAGGCCCTGCGCCGCTACGAAGCCCGGGCGATCCTGATCTCCGGCGGAGTCTCCGCCAACCGGCTGCTCCGATCCGAGATGGCCCGCCGCGCCCCCGTCCCGGTGGTGGCTCCTCCACCCTGGTTGTGCACGGACAACGCGGCGATGATCGGCGCCGCCGCGGCGCTCCACGCCCGGGCCGGTCACTTCGCCTCCCTCGACCTGGAGGTGGACCCCGATGCGAAGATCGGATCGGCCCCTTGGGATCCCGGGCGCAGCCGCCTTCGGGATTGAAGCCCCGCGCCCCAAACCCGGGGTATAATCCCGGGGGAGGCCGGAGGGAATGGCAGCCCCCGGGCGGGAGAAACAGCGAAGATGCTTCAGACCCAGGAATGGGTGTCGGTCGAGGAGGCCCGCCGGCTGATCCTGGCGGAGTTTCATCCGCTGCCGTCGGAGTCGGTGCCCCTTTCCCGGGCCCTCGGGCGCATCCTGGCGGAGGACATCCGGGCGGAGAGGGATCTGCCTCCTTTCCCGAACTCCGCCATGGACGGCTACGCGGTCCGCGCGGAGGACGTCCGGACGGCGAGCCGGGAGCGGCCGGTCCGATTGCGGGTGCGGGGGGAGGCCGCGGCGGGCCGTCCGTTCCCCGGCGTGGTGGAGCCCGGGACGGCGGTGCGCATCGCCACCGGGGCCCTGCTTCCCAACGGGGCGGATGCGGTGATCCCGGTGGAGGACACGGATGATGCGGGCGGGCCGGGCCGTCCTCTTCCTCCGGAGATCGCCGTGTTCCGGCCGGCGCAGCCCGGACAGTTCATCCGCCCGGCCGGGGAGGATGTGGCCCGGGGGACGGTGGCGCTGGAGCAGGGGACGATCCTGACTCCGGGGGCCCTGGCCCTTCTGGCCGCCCTGGGACGCCTGGAGGTGCCCGTCCACCGCCGGCCGCGGGTGGCGGTGCTGGCCATCGGCGACGAGCTGATCGAGCCGGGCCGTCCGCTTCCCCCGGGCTGCATTTACGAGACCAACCGGACGGCCCTGGCGGCCCAGGCGGTGGAGGCCGGGGCGGAGCCCTTGCTGCTGGGGATCGCCCGGGACGATCCGGAGGATCTGCAGCGGTTGCTGGACGAAGCGGCTGCTCACCATCCGGATCTCATCCTCTCCTCCGCGGGCGCCTCCGTGGGCGCTTACGATTGGGTGAAGGAAGTGGTCCGCCGGCACGGGGAGCTCCGGCTCTGGAAGGTGCGCATCCGCCCGGGGAAGCCCTTCGCCTTCGGCCACTACCGGGGCATCCCCTTCTTCGGCCTGCCCGGGAACCCGGTCTCCGCGATGATCACCTTCGACCAGTTCGTCCGGCCGGTCCTGCGCCGGATGAGCGGCTATCCCCGCTGGGAGCGGCCCCGCATCCCGGTGCACCTGGCCGAGCCGATCTCCAGCGACGGTCGGGAGACGTATTTCCGCGCGCGCATTTTCTATGAGGATGGCCGGTTCTGGGCCCGCCTCAGTGGGCTGCAGGGCTCTCATATCCTGAGCGCGATGGCCCGAGCGAACGGCCTGGTCATCCTCCCCGAGGGAGTGCCGGCGCTCCCGGAGGGGGCGACGGCGATGGCCGAGGTGTGGGTAGACCTCCAGGATCTGATGAGCGCATCCGGAACCCCGTAAGGAGAGGCTTCGATGAGCAAGCGCACGGCCCGTTCCACCCCGACCCGGCGACCCATCGGCCTGCCGATCCTGATTGTGGCGGCGGCGCTGGTGGGGGTGCTGGCCCTGATCGGCTATCAGTGGTGGGCCAGCCGCCCTTCGGAGCGCGTTGCCGCGGTGGACTACCCGAGCGGCCTGACCCCGGACGGTTATCCCTACAAGGGGAACCCGGAGGCGAAGATCGTGATCGAGGAGTATTCGGATTTCCAGTGCCCGGTCTGCGCCCGCTACACCCGGGAGGTCGCCCCACGGCTGGACGCGAAATACGTGAAGGCCGGGAAAGTGTATTATATTTTCCGGTATTTCCCCTTCCTGGGGCCGGAGTCCTTCCGGGCGGCGGAGGCGGCGGCTTGCGCGGCGGAACAGGGCCGGTTCTGGGAATATGAGCACGTCGTCTTCGCCAACCAGCGGGGGGAGAACCTGGGCTGGTTTTCCGATGACCGGCTGATCGGGTTCGCCGCGCGGGTGGGGCTGGATCGAGGGCGGTTCGAGAACTGCCTGCTCTCCGGCAAATACCGGGATTTCATCCGCCAGGCGGCCGAGGCCGGGCGCCAGCGAGGCGTCCGCGCGACGCCGACGATCTTCATCAACGGGGAGAAGATCGAGGGGCTATACGATGTGACGTTTTATGAGACCTACCTAGACACCCTGCTGCAGAAGGGCCCGTGAGAGGGAAGGCGGATGGCGCAGGCAAGGGTGGCGGCGGCGAAAGATCGGCTCGCCCTGGCCCAGAGCGGGCTGGCCCTGATGGGGGCGGGCGTGGCTGCTTACCTGACGTGGGCCAAGCTCCAGGGCGAGGGTCTGGTCTGCATCGGGTTCCGGGGCTGCGACGTGGTGAACAACAGCCCCTACGCGGAACTGCTCGGGATCCCGGTGGCCGCCTGGGGGCTGGGCGCCTATCTGGCCCTGGCCCTCCTCGGCGGCCTCTCATGGGTCGACCGCGCCTCCCTCCGGCCGTGGACGGTGACCCTCTCCTTCGCCCTCGCCCTGGGAGGATGGCTGTTCTCGATGTATCTCACGGCCATCGAGGCCTTCGTCCTCCACGCCTGGTGCAGCTGGTGCGTGACCTCCGCCATCCTCATCACCCTGTTGCTGGGAGTGTGCGGCCTTCGCTTCTATCAGACGTTCCGGGAGGAAGGGTAAACGCAATTAAGGAAGCATGACGTCGCCTCCGAGATCTTCCTCAATCTTTTAACATTCCGTCAGGAGGGATCCCATGCCGCGCATTCGCTGCCATTATGTGGATTGTGTCTACCTGGAGGCCGGCATGTGCACGGCCGATGAGATCGAGCTGGACCCCGAGATGGGTTGCCTGACCTACACCCAGGCCGAGGAGGAGGAGTGGGAGGAGGAAGAGGTGGTCCCGGAGGAAGAGGAGGAGCTGGAGCTGGACGACGAGGAGTGGGAGGAGATCGACCTCGAGGAGGACGAAGAGGACGAGGAATGGTGAGCCGCCCCTCTCGGCCTCCGAAGGACTCCGGGCGGGGCGGGGAGCCGTATGAAAGGCTGCCCCGCCCCGCCCGGGTGGAGCCCGCTGTGGCTGCGCCTCCGGGATCTACCCGTAGCGCTTCAGGAAGCGGGCGATGCGCTCCAGGGCCTCCTCGATCTTCTCGTAGGCGGTGGCATACGAGCAGCGGACGTGCCCTTCGCCCCCCAGCCCGAAGGCGCTCCCCGGGACCACGGCCACCTTCTCCTCCATGAGCAGACGCTCGCTGAACTCCGTGTCGCTCATGCCGGTGCGGGCGATGGAGGGGAAGGCGTAGAAGGCGCCCTTCGGCTCGAAGCAGGTCAGGCCCAGCTCGTTGAGCCCCTTCACGATCAGCCGCCGGCGCCGGTCGTATTCCTGGCGCATCTGTTCCACGTATTCCTCCCCGATGCGCAGGGCGGCCAGGGCAGCATACTGGGAAGGGGTGGGAGCGGACATGATGGTGTATTGATGGATCTTGCGCATGGCCGCCAGGATCTCCCGGGGCGCCGCCGCATAGCCGATCCGCCACCCCGTCATGGCGTAATCCTTGGAGAAGCCGCCGAGGAGGATGGTTCGCTCCCGGGCCCCCGGCAACGCCGCGAAACACGTGTGCGTCCCGTCGTAGACCAGGCGGTCGTAGATCTCGTCGGAGATCACGAGGAGATCGTATTTCTCCGCCAGGGCGGCGATGGCCATCAGTTTCTCCCGGGGCATCACCGCCCCCGTGGGGTTATTGGGGTAGCCGATCAGGATGGCCTTGGTGCGCGGGGTGATGCGGGCCTCGACGTCGGTGGGGTTGACCTGGAAATCCTCCTCCGCCCGCGTGGCGAAGGTCACCGGCACGCCCCCTGCCAGGGTCACCTCCGGCGCGTAGGAGACGAAACACGGCTGGGGGATGATCACCTCATCGCCCGGATCCAGGATGGCGTTCACCGCCAGATAAAGGGCCTCGGAAACCCCCACCGTGATCAGGATCTCCGACTCCGGGTCATAGGAGACGCCGTAGAGCCGGTAGAGATGCTCGGCCAGCGCCTCCCGCAATTCGATCAGCCCGGAGTTGCTGGTGTAATGGGTCTCCCCTCGCAGCAGGGACTCCACGCCGGCTTTGAGGATCGGCTCCGGCGTCACGAAATCCGGCTCGCCGATGCTCAGGCTGATCACGTCTTTCATCGTCGCCGCGATATCAAAGAAGCGGCGGATCCCGGACGGAGGGATGGAAGCTACGCGCTGGGCGATGAAGTTCCGCATCGCTGCAACCTCCCGGTCAGATCGTCCGATCAGAGGCAAATCGGAGGTGCCCTTCACGTTGTCCTTTCCTCCCGCTGGGGATTCTCCCCCAGCCCCGCCGGATCGACAAGGCCTCCGGATGGACGCGCGAGATCCCGGGCGCCGGCGTGGGATCCCCTGAGGGGGTCAAGGGCCTCGCGCGCCACAGCCCGGAACTCCGCCAGGATCATCGCCGTGGCCCCCCAGATGACGTGCCCCCCCAGCCGGAACACCGGGATCCGCCACCGCGCGCCGTGAAGCTCCCATTCCTCCTCACCCTGATGGCGCGGATCCAGCAGCCAGGAGAGGGTGGCCTCCAGCACCTCCGCCACCTCCAGGGGGGCGGGATGGAACACGGGGCGCTCCGGGAGATAGCCCACCACCGGATATACCAGAAAGCCGCTGGGGGGGACATAGAGGGGGGTGAGATGGCCCAGGAGGCCCACTGCGCTTGTCAGAAAGCCCAGCTCCTCCTCGGTTTCCCGCAGAGCAGCCGCCTCCGGGGATTCGCCCGGCTCGCATGCGCCCCCGGGCAGGGAGATCTGCCCCTTGTGATGGGCCACATGATCCGTCCGTCGGGTGAGCGGGAAGGCGAGGTCACGGCCCCGGGGATACAAGAGGATCAGCACGGCCGCCGGCCGGGCCTCCGGAGGAAGCCCCCCGGTCTGCTCCAGGAGGGCCCGACGATAGGGCGGGGCCATCTCCCACTGGGCAGAAGGCCCGGGGAGCGGCCGGGCCAGCGCCTCCCGAAGCCGTTGGATCATCGCTTCCGGCGTCGGCTCCGTGCGGATGGAGGAAGTCATGAGCGCGCCCCCCAGGCCATGGCTTCTTCTAACAGCGCGATCACCTCCTCATCGGAGACCTGCTCGAACTGCTCGTAGAAGGCCCCGACGGCCCAGAACAGGGCAGGGGTGTAAAGCACCACCACCGCGTCGGCTTCCGCTTCCACCCGGGGGAGCATCTCCGGCGGCGCCACCGGGGCGGCGGCGATCCGCCGCTTCGCGCCCCGATGGCGCAGCGAGCGCAGGCTCACCCGCATCGTCGCCCCCGTGGCGATCCCATCGTCCACCACCACCACGGTTCGCCCTTCCACCGGAACCGGCGGGCGGAGCCCGCGAAAGCGGGCAGCCCGTCGCCGCAGCTCCTCCTGCTGGCGGCGGGTCTCTTCCTCAATGTAATCGGGGGGGATCTCCAGCTCCGCGACCGCGAGGGGATCGATCCAGAGGGTTCCATCCTCGGCCACCGCCCCGATCGCCAGCTCCGGGTTGCCCGGGGCGCCCAGCTTGTGGGCCAGCACCACATCCAGGGGAGCCCCCAGCGCCCGGGCGACCTCGTAGGCCACCACCACGCCCCCCCGGGGGATCCCCAGCACCACCACCTGTCCGGCCCGGGCCTCCGGCTCCAGGTCCCGCAACGCCTCCGCCAGCCGCTGTCCGGCCTCCCGCCGATCCCGGAACCGCATGAATGCCTCCGTTCCTGCACAACTGCCAGGTTGATCTTAACGCAGATCTCGATGGGATGGGTTCCCCGGCTCCTGAGGAACCGGGAACGCGGGAGGCCGGCGAAGCCGGCTCATCCCCCGGTCGGATGCGGGGCGCTCTCCGGGCGGATCCGGGCGATGGAGGCCAGCCGGTCGGTTTCCGCCAGGGCGATCAGGCGGCTGCCGCGGGCCGCCCGGCCGGCCTGGGGGACCTCCCGGACGGGGATCCGGATGGCCATCCCGCTGACCGTCAGCAGCACGAGGTCGTCCTCCGGACGCACCGTCCGCGCCGCCACGATCTCCCCGATCTCCTCCAGTCGATCCGCCACCGTCCGCACGCCCCCCGTGGCCCGGCCCTTCTGGGGATACTGGGCGAAGGGGGTGCGCTTCCCGAAACCTCCCGCCGTCACCACCAGGAGCTCTCCCTCTGGATCCACCCGATCCAGGGCGACCACCTGATCGCCTTCCTCCAGCCGGATGCCCCGCACGCCGGCCGCCGCCCGGCCCATCGGGCGCACCTCCGCCTCCTCGAAGCGCAGCGCCTGACCCCGCGCTGTCACCAGCACCAGGTCCCCACGGCCGTCGCTGAGGCAAACGTCCTGCAGCACATCCCCTTCCTCCAGCAGGATCGCCACCAGGCCGGAGGAGCGAACGGTGAGGAACTCGCTCAGGGGGACCCGCTTGATCTTCCCCAGGCGGGTGGCCATCACCAGGTAACGGTCCGCCCCATCGCCGGCCCCTTCCATCCAGGCGGGCGGGACCGCCACCAGGGCGGTGATGCGCTCTCCCTCCGCCAGGTTGATCAGGTTCACAATGGGGAGGCCCCGGGCCGCCCGATCCGCGTCCGGCACCTCGTAGACCCGGATCCGATAGGCCCGGCCCTGATCTGTGAAAAGGAAGAGATAGTCCAGGGCTCGACAGGCCAGCCCCCGGGCGACCGCGTCCTCCTCGTCGGTGGTCATCCCGGTGACCCCGCGCCCTCCGCGGCCCTGGGGCCGGTAGGCGGCCACCGGGACCCGCTTGATGTAGCCCCGCTGGCTCAGGAGCACCAGCACCGGCTCGTCGGGGATGAGGTCCTCCACGGTGAACTCCGCCGTGGCCTCGGGGAGGATGCGGGTGCGGCGGGGATCGCCGTATTTCTCCTTGAGCTCCTGCAGCTCCCCGCGGATCACCATCCGGATTTTGTGGGGATCGGCCAGCAGGGCCTCCAGCTCGGCGATGCGGGCCTGCAGGCTTTGATACTCCTCCTCCAGCCGCTGGCGCTCCAGCGCCGCCAGACGCCGCAACGGCATGTCCAGGATGGCCTGGGCCTGGACCTCCGTGAGCCCGAAGCGGGCCATCAGGTGTGTCTTCGCGGTCTCCGCATCGGGGGCGTTGCGGATGAGGGCGATCACCTCGTCCAGGAACTGGAGGGCGATCCGTAGCCCCTCCAGGATATGGGCCCGCGCCTTCGCCTTCTCCAGGTCGTAGCGCGTCCGCCGGGTCACCACCTGGATCCGGTGCTCGACGAACAGCTGCAGCATCCGCTTAAGGGAGAGGACCCGAGGCTGGCCGTCCACCAGGGCCAGCATCTGGACCCCGAAGGTGGTCTGAAGGGGGGTGAACTTCAGGAGCTGGTTGAGCACCGTCTGGGGCCGGGCGCCGCGCTTGAGCTCGATGACGATGCTCATCCCGTGGCGGTCGGACTCGTCGCGCAGGTCGGCGATGTCCTCGATGCGCCCTTCGCGGACCAGCTCGGCGATCCGCTCGATGAGGGCCGCCTTGTTCACCTGATAGGGCAGCTCCGTCACCACGATGCGCCAGCGCCCGCCCTTCATCTCCTCGATGCGGGTCACCGCCCGCACCACCAGCCGCCCGTGCCCGGTGGCGTAGGCGGCTTTGATCCCCTCCTGGCCCAGGATCAGCCCGCCGGTGGGGAAGTCCGGGCCCGGGATGAAGCGCATGAGATCCTCCACCGTGATCTCATCCCGCTCCTCCCAGCGGTCGATGAGATGGATCAGGGCATCGCAGACTTCCTGGAGGTTGTGGGGGGGGATGTTGGTGGCCATCCCCACGGCGATCCCCGAAGCCCCGTTGATCAGCAGCTGGGGCGCCTTCGCCGGCAGCACCACCGGCTCCCGCAGCGAACCATCAAAATTGTCCACCCACTCCACCGTCTCCTTCTCCAGATCCGCCAGCAGCTCCTCCGCCATCGGCGTCAGCCGCGCCTCGGTATACCGCATCGCCGCCGGCGGATCCCCATCCACCGACCCGAAGTTCCCCTGCCCGTCCACCAGGGGATAGCGCATGGTGAAGTCCTGGGCCATCCGGGCCAGGGCCTCATACACCGCCATATCCCCGTGGGGGTGGAACTTGCCCAGCACCTCCCCCACGATGCGGGCCGACTTCTTGTAAGGGGCGTTCGGATGCAGCCCCATCTCGTGCATCACATACAGAATGCGCCGCTGCACCGGCTTCAGCCCGTCCCGCACGTCCGGCAGCGCCCGCGCCACAATCACACTCATCGCGTAGTCCAGATAAGCCGCTTTGAGCT is drawn from Thermoflexus hugenholtzii and contains these coding sequences:
- a CDS encoding transposase: MPTVCLRFRFEEHPKIRALMEACADIQRQAVDYALENGKTATFTLIKALYPSLRAQHPDLHSSLIYGAIRSGARIVHGFRNRQRRGKTRADRPEIRRPSVYLVQQTVKIEWDGETLTVTIPVSPRDPEPIVLTFRPHHKYRRLLDEWKAGRARMGEPTLTAHSLSIPLKFPDPIPYEPEGVIGIDSNEGNLTAFVTSTGEIREIDTGYVGKVNRDHLRREIKGTRGKHNPKAKKKIASKHRMIRREKTENFWHHLALALIAWALGMKAALVLEDLKGMKERIGKGKSRRMRQRLLNFWSIMTFHRILVHKARFYGVPVIWVDPQNTSRACPVCGRVVDRLRGHALACPCGVRMGRHEAAAVNIARRGVEFLEGSGLRGRGRWATPVAGPLASG
- the tsaD gene encoding tRNA (adenosine(37)-N6)-threonylcarbamoyltransferase complex transferase subunit TsaD produces the protein MRILAIETSCDETAAAVVEDGRALRSHVVASQAAFHAKYGGIFPELAARMHVEAIVPVTREALSQAGLSWEAIDAIAVTYGPGLPGSLVVGVSFAKALAFARRKPLIAVNHLEGHLYAHRLRVEGNPPEDLPTPFLALIVSGGHTELIWVRDLLDHRRVGWTIDDAAGEAFDKVARLLGLGFPGGPAIERIAREGDPQAFPFPALPKVDDPLWFSFSGLKTAVLRTVERFQGRPLPVADLAASFQAAVVEQLVTKTLEALRRYEARAILISGGVSANRLLRSEMARRAPVPVVAPPPWLCTDNAAMIGAAAALHARAGHFASLDLEVDPDAKIGSAPWDPGRSRLRD
- a CDS encoding YbaK/EbsC family protein; this translates as MSGRGPQDVQAFLDQHLPGTAVRVLEQSTATAPEAAAAVGCPLGAIVKSLLFLADGDPRLVLVAGDRKADQRLLAGLWGISRKRIRIADPETVQQVTGFEVGAVPPVAHATPLPVWIDASLARYEILWAAAGARNALFPITFTDLVRITGGTVAAFTVEDRPVEQGPDADPGH
- a CDS encoding histidine kinase N-terminal 7TM domain-containing protein, producing the protein MPGPGALFIFSLFGAALIALGLAGYTWKTRSAPGAAALCVMNLLIALWTSSYAFELSRASLTEKVFWAKVQYLGIAFIPTVWLIVALHYTGHERWTSPRRLGWLVLEPLLTLGLAWTNERHGWIWSSIALDVQGPFPRMAVIHGTWFYIHVAYAYSLMLLATILFLRFLLRRPSLYRGQAGMMMLGLLAPWAANGLTALLNPFPTVTFDFTPYGFVVGGLALAWGAYRFRLLDITPIAYETIIENMADGLIVLDASHRLVDLNPSAARMLGLDRDRALGRPAREILALWPDLATRLREATETREEMVLGEGEARRFYELQISPVRDRRGRMIGWALTLRDLTRRREMELILEDRERFLRSLYEILGTALESPDLPSMLQVLADRLGAIIGADGCFITQWDERSGQPIPMAAYGPLREIYPTLRAQPGEVTATESALRAGRPLPIEDVSNTPYLSPRIAAQFPTRSLLALPLIAGGKWLGALLIAYNTPHRFTSEEIARGEIMARIVALAIAKARSLEEAQARWREADTLRRAIAAVVEAPTLTVMLRRILEQLRTLIPYDSASVQWLREGYLEIVGQSGLPESVLGFRFPIPGDNPNTRVVLERKPLILPDAPAEYPIFREPPHAPIRSWMGIPLIAQDRVIGMLALDSYQPGFFHEDHLRLVMPFVNSVAVALERARWLEEERRHREELSRLNQDLEAFAHTVAHDLKQPLGVILGATEFLEKDLETLSVEELREHLRWIRRVGKKMHRMIEELLLLARVRYTEVPREPVAMGTIVEAVLERLAPLITETGAHIDLPESWPTVLGYGPWLEEVWANYLSNALRYGGRSPRVVLGADRLPNGALRFWVKDNGPGIPPEEQARLFAPFGVRDRRPGSHGLGLSIVRMIVEKLGGEVGVESTPGRGSTFWFTLPAADSAQQPGLPPLRSGEGSYG